The nucleotide sequence CTCGCCCCCGGGCGGCGGCCGGTCACCGTCTTCCACGGCGTCGCCGAGGCCGATTACGCCGCGGCGGCGCGGATCCTGCGCCGCACGTCCGGCCGGGTCGTCGCGGTCTCCGCCGCGACCGCGGACCGGCTGGCGGCGTCGGGGCTGGAGCGTCCGGCGGTGATCCGGAACGCGGTGTTCCCCCGGCCGCCGGTGTTCGGCCGCGCGGAGATCCGCGCGTCCCTCGGCGTCCCGGAACGCACGCCGGTCGCGCTCTGCCTGGCCCGGCTGGAACCGCAGAAACGCCACGACGTGCTGCTGGACGCCTGGGCCGCGGTCGGCGGCGACGCCGTGCTGTGGCTGGCCGGCGACGGCAGCCTGCGTCCGGAGCTGGAGCGTCGCGCGCAGGAGCTGGGCCGCCGGGTCGAGTTCCTCGGCACCCGCCCGGACGTGCCGGACCTGCTCGCCGCGGCCGACGTCACGGTGCTGACCAGCGACTGGGAAGGCCTGCCGCTGGCGGTGCTGGAGTCGATGGCGGCCGGACGGCCGGTGGTCGCGACGGACGTCGGCGGGATCGCCGGGGTGCTGGCCGGCGGCGGCGGGATCGTCGTGCCGCCGGCGGATCCGGCCGCGACGGCCGCGGCGCTGACCACGCTGCTGTTCGACCCGGCGGCGCGGGAAACCGCGGCTCGGGCAGGAATCCGGGCCGTCGAACGCGATTACGACCCGCACACGCTCATGAAGTCCTACGACGAACTGCTTCGAGGTGCCCGATGAAGTACCGCAGTGTGGTCTCGAGCGTCGCCGTGGCGCTGCTGGTGGGGGCGCTCGTGCTGATCGTCGGCCTGACGCGCGGCGCGGAGTACCAGGGCCGGGTGAGCCTGCTCGCCGGTCCGGCCGCGGCGGACGGTGCGCCGTACGGCGAGGTCGTCTCGCTGGCGTTGCCGGCGCTGGTCGAGCTGGCCCGCAGCCCGTCGGTGCTTTCGGCGGCGGCGCCGGTGTCCGGGTACGGCCCCGACGAGCTCGCGGGGCACGTGTCGGTCGAGCTGGTCCCGGCATCGGGCCTGGCGCGGCTGTCGGTGCGCGCGGCCTCGCCGGAGCAGGCGGGCGCGACGGCGATGGCGCTGGCCAAGGCGATGATCGACGCGGACCTCCTCGCGCCGGCCGGGAAGCTGCGGACACTGGACGCGCGGCCGGAGGTGCTCACGGTGGCACCGGACGTGCCGCTGGTGGGCGGGCTGGCCCTGGTCGGCGCGGTCGCGGCCGGCCTGGCGACGGCGGCCCTGCGCCGGCTGACCCCGCTCGGCGCCGGCCCGGGCCCGGTCCGCCGGGCGCTGGCGGCGGCGGGGGTGCACCGCCCGGTGACGGTCCTGCGCGAGGAGGACCCCTCGGCGGCGGACCGGCTGGCGGGGCTCTGCCGCGCGGCCGGGCGGCCGGTCCGGGTGCTCCCGGTGACCCCGGAGCTGACCGAGACGGCGGCCAAGCTGGCGGCGGGGTTGCCGGAGGAGCGCGGAGAGGGCGCCTCGGTGGTGGCCGTGACGGCGGCGGGGCGCAACCAGGCGGACCTGACGGCGACGGTGAGTGTGCTGCCGGGGGACGCGGTGCTGGTGGCG is from Amycolatopsis mediterranei and encodes:
- a CDS encoding glycosyltransferase, whose product is MRVLHVISEMGAGGAETLVAGMVARGEEYGWVSAVAGSGGFRADALAAAGTPTFPVPLARRSKAGVLKAAWATRRAIARFRPDVVLAHNVGASLVARLALAPGRRPVTVFHGVAEADYAAAARILRRTSGRVVAVSAATADRLAASGLERPAVIRNAVFPRPPVFGRAEIRASLGVPERTPVALCLARLEPQKRHDVLLDAWAAVGGDAVLWLAGDGSLRPELERRAQELGRRVEFLGTRPDVPDLLAAADVTVLTSDWEGLPLAVLESMAAGRPVVATDVGGIAGVLAGGGGIVVPPADPAATAAALTTLLFDPAARETAARAGIRAVERDYDPHTLMKSYDELLRGAR